One Aegilops tauschii subsp. strangulata cultivar AL8/78 chromosome 2, Aet v6.0, whole genome shotgun sequence genomic window, ATACTATCAGTAAAAGAAAATTGCAACTTTTAAAGACTCTTGCTTTGCAAATCTGCCCTTCCTTgcggctggctggctggctggctgcatTATTTGTCCCCCTTTCCCCTCCCATCTCTCTCCTCCTCTACAGGCAAGAAAAAAGGAAtagaaagaagaagaagcaagCCTTGGCTTTTGACTTGGTGAAGATGTATTCCAAGGAATTAGTCCCTTTTTTGGTCCCAGAGAAAATAGTTGCTTGTTGAATCTCCACTCCCCTCTTTTTTGTTTGCTCAAAAATTCCCAATCTTTCTCTTTTCCCCTGTTTGTTTGTGGGCGTGGGCGTGGGCGTGGGCGTGGGGAGAAGAGAGAAGAGGGAGGAGGGCGCCATGGCGAAGAAGGAGGGACCTTGCGGCCATTGCGGAGTCACAAGTGAGCTCCTCCTCTTCTCCATAAAGCTCAAATTTTCCCCTCCCCTTTGTTTCTCCGCAACCGCAACCGCGACCGCGAGCTGTGGCGGTTCCCCCCCTTGGGATTCTGCATCTGGGAGGTGGATTCCCAATCTCGCTTCTTCTGGACGCTGAAACCCGCCGGCCGAATCCTCCGTGGATATGGTTAAGATCTAGGAGATGCCTTTCTTTCTCTGGATGTGAAACTCTGAACAAAATTATCTCATTCAGACTTGTGTTCTGACTCTGCTTGCTTgcttattactccctccgttcttggTTTACAGGAAGAAGAGAACTGTCTGCTCATACTTAATACTACTTGCTGCAGTTATTCAGATATTCAGAGTTCCCTACATGCTTGCTGCAGTTTCAGAAAAAATGCTTAATGTCAGAGTTGATTCTCTGCTCGCTGCTCTGTGTCATCTGCACAGATTAGTTACATGCTTCTAGGACAGCACATGGAAATTTACATCTGGCCTGTCTGTACTAACCATTGAAAACAAGCAACACCTGAAAGAAATATGCAGTTTGACTATGTATCCTCATCTCATTATATTGAGAGTTCCATATATACTTGCTGCAGATACAGAAAATGCTTCATGTCAGGGGTAGAGTTGATTTTCTGCTGCTCTGTGTCATCTGCATTTGCTAGGCTTTATTCTGTAGGACCGCACATGGAACATTACAGGCTTGTATGTACCTGGAATGTGAAGTCTGGCTATCTGTATCCATGAGAGATTATTTTCTTATTGCCTTGAAGATGTATTGTTCCTGACTGTTGTTTTATGTTCGCTTCCTCGATTAGCGCCACCATCTCTCCTTTTCTTTTTGACCCCGGCCAGCATCTCTTGTAGTACCACTGCCAGGCATAATTCTTGTAAATCTATTATATGCTAGCAAACTCCTGACTGATGGACCCACTACTGATGAACTCTGTACCTGCATTTTACACAGATTCTTGGGTACCAGTTTTGTACTCTGTTTCTTATTGCTCATGGCAAATGCTGCTGATACAGGTACTCCTCTCTGGCGAAATGGGCCACCAGACAAGCCAGTTCTCTGCAATGCATGTGGGTCGAGATGGAGGATAAGGGGTACGTTGGTGAATTACACGCCGGCGCATCGCCGGGAAGATACTGGCGCTAGTGAAGCTAGACCTGACAAGCTGAAGCTCAAGGGACAGAAACAGCCCAAGAAAAGACCAAACCGCAGCATAGTGAAGGACGAACCATGGTCTGATCAGAACTTCTGGAAGATGGGAAATGCGGACACAAGCAATCGATCTGGTTCTGGATCAGCGGTATCATATTCAGAGAGTTGTGCCCCGTATGGTTCTATTGATGCGAGTGAAATAGCCGGTGAGTTCTCTCTAATTTCTTGACTTGCTTCTGTTAAGTCAAAACTTTTATGTTCTTCATACTCATTAGTTGACCCTCTATGTCCCTATGCATAGCATAATCTTTTTGGATGAGTTCTTTTCACAACCATTGTTAGGTATATTAATGGTGGGTTTTCTGGTATCGTTAAACTTCAGGTTCAGCGCAGTCACATGCTTTGGAGTCACTGGTACCATCAAGAAAAAGGAGTTGTGTCAGTCGTCCTAAGCCTTCAGCGCTAGAAGCGCTTGTTGACGATCTCAACTCCATAATGCACGAAGAGCAGTTATATTGCCTTTCAGCAGGATCAACAGAGGAAGACCTACTTTATCATAGCGAAACTCCTGCTGGATCCTTTGAGATCGGTTATGGAAGCGTGCTCCTTCGACATCCAAACACAAAATCAGAGGAGGAAGAATCAGAAGCGAACTCTGTTCCTGCAGATACCAAGTCATACATTACAAGTGAATCCTATTCAGGTTGTGCCTCATTCATTCCGCATAGTGAAATCAAGGGAGCGAGCAACTCAAATGCTGCATCTGAGAAGCTAAAGTGGTCACCAATGCAGACACATGACAGTGCTAGAAGGTATTTTACACTCTTGTTAGCCTAAAATGTTTGTACTGAGCATTGGTTGCTGCCCTGTGTCCACAGTCCCACATTCGATACTAATTCAGAAAAGCTATTAGAGGTACCCTATCCGACCTACGAATGCCTTTTTGCAGGGATGAGCTTCATTGTTCGAACCAGCATATCCTGGAGAGCGCAGATTCAGCTTTAGAGGTACCCTATCCGACCTACGAATGCCTTTTGAGTTCACCTCGCTACATGTTGTATATCTGCCTTTGGGTGGTTTTCACTTCCCTTACATGAGGTCTATCTCTTTGTTTAGGACAATTGCAGCAAGGAAGTTGGAGGCCTTACCAAGTCCAGCATGAGGTCTCTCAAAAGACCTTATGAAAGCCAGCAGCAAAGCTTCACAGGTCAGCAGTCTTGGTTCCTCTGCTTCTGCACTGCACATACATTTTGTAGATTCTGCACATCTGAAAATGTACACTTAATTTTCGTATAGTTTTTGCAATTTCTGCGCTTGGCTTATTTGCAAGTAACGTGGATATGTATTGTGGTTTTGTTCTGTTTGTGAAGATGCAGAAGTGAGAGGAGGAACCATGAGATTAGCTTCTTCGAGATCCAGGGCTATGGCTTCTTCTTGTCAGTTGAGAAGAAGCGCATTTTTGCCGAAATCtggcaatgccaccggagcagcagcagcaccacTCAACCTGTTCATGTTAGCCCCAGACAAATTATCATCTATGCTGAACCCCTCGGACAAGGATTCTGACCAAGACTCGCTGCTGCTGGAGGTCCCTCGCAACGCGCGGCACCCTGAAGCAGAGCTTCTTCTCTGCTGCCCCCCACCATCTCAGCTCAGCTCTGTGACCGTAACCGCAGCCTCTCCCCCGAGCAACCATAGTCCCAGTTCCGCTAGCGATCAGCTCAGGAACAGGCATCAGTGGTAGTTTTGTTTACATTTTGGTTCCTGGATCATCATCATACGATACCGCTCACCGATGATCGTCCAGACATGCACATGCTGAATTTGTCTGCgcttgttttcttttgtttggTGTAGCATATATATATGGCTGGAGAAATTGTAACCTGTATATCTGCTGTATGTATGGGGAATGGATAGAATCTTGCTATCATGGGAAAGATGGAAATCGAAAAAACAGAAGTTTACAGTGCATTGCTTGAAGCTACTTGCTGTAGGTGCAGCACTATCAGACAAAGCCCGTGCGGTGAGGGTGGCGGCGGGGCCTCTCGTGGTGGCGCTCGGCCCTGAGGAGATCTGGGCTGCGGAGAGGCCCGCGATTATCGGAGCAGCACCCTCGCGTGTTGTAGGTGGTGTGTTCGCCATCCTCCGCCTCATGGACGCGCACTTTGAGGAAAGCCATCCACATGGAGAAGTCGAGGAACCATTGTTCTCATCCCCTTCGCTGCCCCAGCTTCACCGGCGACAAAGAACTCGAAACACCTGCGGGACACAAACCCGACACATAGATCCGGGGTTCCCTCACCCTCTCACAGCCGTACCGGCAGGGAAACCAGCGCCAGCGGGTCAACGGGAAGTGCAACCACCTCCCGCTctcaaaccctagaaaaaacgattTGTAGTCTATTCTGATATTTTAAAGGGGTGTATGGAAGTAAAATTCTTTTGTATATAAAAAAGACTTATTTAATGACAATCAATTGTAAGAGTTTGAAGACATTCCTAAACCGTAGAAACAATTCAAAAGCAACACCGCTGGATTTCCCGGGTAACTATCTTGGCAAACAAACATATGTCAGCATCTCTATGGAGTATTTATCATCTTGTACAAACAATTAAGTTTGCATATACAAACAATTAAATTTGTTGTGAGATGTGTATGATTGGGTTTAAAAGCGATATGCTAAGCCGTTGAAGGAAACAACCATTTATTGTTAAAGGCAGAACAGTATTACGACCAGCAAGGAACTCTTCTTTTACCATTTTGTCCATGCATAACTATTTTTGTTTCTTAGTTTGTTGTTTGTAAGATAGCTAACCGCTTGTGCTGAGCTTTGTACCTGGATAACTAAATACGTAAGCAGTTGTTGGATCCCTGTTTCCAGTATCTTCCTTTCTCTAGAACACCCTTATTTATTATATATTATAATCGCATTCCCAAAAAACTGAATTCCCTATATATGTTACCCACTTCTATATCGGAATAAGAATTTTATGCAAAGGGGTGTTTTTAAAAAAATGGTTATTGAACCATGTTGAAACACAAGCATAGACACCAATTAAAGTAGACATATAACTAGTCTGGGAAGCGGTTTGTAACTAATTGATATGTTGCGGATGCCGATCGCTTTTATTATCCGGTGTGACGCATCAAGTCTGTCTGTACATGTTTGAACTCTCCCACACTGAATCATCCTATTCTTAGCGGCCTCCCGCTATTGCTCCGTGTGGCGCTTGAAGTCAACTCGCATTTACTTATGTTGTGTTTATAACATACTTATGTAAATTTTCCTTGCGCTCTTAGTTATGCGTGGCATTTTAAGTCGCTTCGTATTAATTGATGATGCCTTTAAAATGTAAATGTTTGAACTTTCGCGCGCTTCTTAAAGGCCACACATTTCTCTTGCATTTTTCGCGTGTATCACAACTTTAATTCAATAAATGGCTAGTTTTAAACTGGTAGCTAGTTATGATACATGCAAAGTCTTATATTGAAACAACGGGGGAAAACCTAATTCATTGGCAAGTGGCTCTAAAAATTATGTGAAATTACTATATTCTAAACATATAGTCTGCCTTGCATcattaaaaaaaattgtatgtttctTCTCTCTGTTAATGAAATCAACGGAGTGCATGCCTTGCATCATCAATAAAAAAATGTTTTACACATGTACCGCTAACATGATCTTTCTTaacacccccctccccccccccccccccccctcaaggGGGCAGAATGGAAGGAAAATATCCTTTCAATGGATTTAGAATTGTAAGGCTTTGAAGTTAAGCAAATTAActtgtatatgtatatgtatatatgTAATGGTGAAATTAATCAAATACTGCAGTAGTAACACATATCAAAAAGAAACTACAAGCAGGCTGAAATTGAAAAGACGCTTATCTCTACCTCCTTCCCCAGCAAGCTCATTGCACCAGATAAGTGGAGGACGCCTTTGTCGTCATTGCCCAAGCAATATCACAATATCACCTCTTCTATCATTGCATTCCGTTCAGAATCATATGAATCCTCTCCTCGACGCTTGTCTTCACACAGGTCGACACCGCGAGCTTGCGCCTCTCCTTGGGCAGCCCCAGCGGCCGCGTTATCCCTTGGCGCTCTCATCTGTAGTAGCTCGTCGGCAACCCCCCTCTCTGTCAGCGGAGTCCGAGATTCCATGGTTGTCCCCCAGGCCGAAATCGAGGATCAGCCGAACTCCGAGCTTCGCGGCCCATTTGCCGCGCCCGAGATAGGGACGGATAACGAGGAAGGGGAAGCGCTAAGAGCACGGGGTAGAATGTCGGGGAAGGGGAAGCGCTAATTAAGAGCCCGGGGTAGAGTGTCGGGGAAGGGGAAGCGCTAAGAGCACGGGGTAGAATGTCGGAGAAGGGAGCGGTGTGGTCTCCGATGAGATCACAACATGGAGGGTAGCAGGTggaggcgagggagaggcagTTGCGGGAGCGCTCATGTGAGTAACTCCGCTTCGCCGACTCCTTTTTAGGCTAAATCATGCCACGTCAGATAGGCTCGTTTGTGATAACATCATCATACCTCTTTTGAATTTCCCGCGCTCTTAGTTGTCTGTGACGTTTCAAGTCGCTTTTGTATTAATTGATGCCGCGTTCAAAATGTATAGGTTTAACCTTTCCCGCGCTTCTTAGAGGCCACACGCCTGCAGCAGCCGCTTTTTGCCTTGTCGCCCTGATCCATCGAAGCTCATCGGGACCTCCCTCTCCGCCAGCGGCCTCCGAGGCTCCATGGCTGTCCCCCAAATCGAAATCGAAACATGCTCTGAAAGTCAAAGAATACTATGTATAATGGTGACAAAAAATTGAGTTTAATGATAGTTGCATATAATTACAAAAAGAAAGGGCCCCGAGGGTTAAATTGAAAAGAGCCTCTCCTCCTCTTTTCCTAGTCTAATGTTGCCCAATTTCTCTCATTGCTTCCCTTCTATTATATTAGTGAGAAAAACGGCAACTTGTGTTTTCTaaatctcctcctcctcctctctctctctctctctctctcccccctctgcCCTCTTCCTTGTCTATCTCTCTCTAAACACCGACCGGAGAGAAACAGAAAAAGAGAGCACCGACCGAGAAGAGAATTTTTCACTT contains:
- the LOC109760714 gene encoding GATA transcription factor 26 isoform X1, with amino-acid sequence MAKKEGPCGHCGVTSTPLWRNGPPDKPVLCNACGSRWRIRGTLVNYTPAHRREDTGASEARPDKLKLKGQKQPKKRPNRSIVKDEPWSDQNFWKMGNADTSNRSGSGSAVSYSESCAPYGSIDASEIAGSAQSHALESLVPSRKRSCVSRPKPSALEALVDDLNSIMHEEQLYCLSAGSTEEDLLYHSETPAGSFEIGYGSVLLRHPNTKSEEEESEANSVPADTKSYITSESYSGCASFIPHSEIKGASNSNAASEKLKWSPMQTHDSARRDELHCSNQHILESADSALEDNCSKEVGGLTKSSMRSLKRPYESQQQSFTDAEVRGGTMRLASSRSRAMASSCQLRRSAFLPKSGNATGAAAAPLNLFMLAPDKLSSMLNPSDKDSDQDSLLLEVPRNARHPEAELLLCCPPPSQLSSVTVTAASPPSNHSPSSASDQLRNRHQW
- the LOC109760714 gene encoding GATA transcription factor 26 isoform X2, which encodes MAKKEGPCGHCGVTSTPLWRNGPPDKPVLCNACGSRWRIRGTLVNYTPAHRREDTGASEARPDKLKLKGQKQPKKRPNRSIVKDEPWSDQNFWKMGNADTSNRSGSGSAVSYSESCAPYGSIDASEIAGSAQSHALESLVPSRKRSCVSRPKPSALEALVDDLNSIMHEEQLYCLSAGSTEEDLLYHSETPAGSFEIGYGSVLLRHPNTKSEEEESEANSVPADTKSYITSESYSGCASFIPHSEIKGASNSNAASEKLKWSPMQTHDSARRDELHCSNQHILESADSALEDNCSKEVGGLTKSSMRSLKRPYESQQQSFTEVRGGTMRLASSRSRAMASSCQLRRSAFLPKSGNATGAAAAPLNLFMLAPDKLSSMLNPSDKDSDQDSLLLEVPRNARHPEAELLLCCPPPSQLSSVTVTAASPPSNHSPSSASDQLRNRHQW